A section of the Paenibacillus aurantius genome encodes:
- the aroH gene encoding chorismate mutase — MWVRGIRGATTVENNEEQEILQATIEMLNQIVVENDVVPEDIASVFITTTEDLTATFPARAIRQMGGWELVPLMCSIEIPVKPSLPKCIRLMVHINTTKKQNEIRHVYLNEAKSLRPDIVQAKG, encoded by the coding sequence ATGTGGGTACGTGGAATTCGCGGTGCGACTACCGTGGAGAACAATGAAGAGCAAGAAATCTTGCAGGCGACCATCGAGATGCTGAATCAGATTGTAGTGGAGAACGACGTGGTTCCGGAAGACATCGCGAGTGTCTTCATCACGACAACGGAAGATTTGACCGCCACGTTCCCGGCGAGAGCCATTCGCCAGATGGGCGGCTGGGAGCTGGTCCCCTTGATGTGCTCCATCGAGATCCCGGTGAAGCCGAGCCTGCCGAAATGCATTCGACTGATGGTTCATATTAACACCACCAAGAAACAGAACGAAATCCGCCATGTTTATTTAAATGAAGCCAAAAGCCTACGTCCCGATATTGTACAGGCGAAAGGGTAA
- the aroB gene encoding 3-dehydroquinate synthase, giving the protein MRELQVNLRDRSYPIYIGEGILDEIASLFEKHDIRKASPLMIVTDEHVAPVYLDRITQSLMAGGYQVASYVVAAGERSKALSVLEDIIGAALDAGLDRSSAIVALGGGVVGDLAGFVAASYMRGIRFVQIPTTILAHDSSVGGKVAVNHPKAKNIIGAFHQPELVLYDTATLRTLPEREIRAGLSEMIKHGLIWDAEFTAWLDQHAEEILALEHDKLEYGLYMGCQVKAYVVSQDEKENDLRAILNLGHTIGHALEAVAGYNELLHGEAISIGMVGSAKLAVRMGRSVRIYTETKRILAKFGLPVRLPEHLDTDRIMKAMMHDKKFKEGRTVFVLPTEIGRVEINKQVPVEWVREVVEELKREA; this is encoded by the coding sequence ATGAGAGAGCTGCAGGTTAACTTAAGGGACCGTTCCTATCCCATCTACATTGGAGAGGGAATCCTCGACGAGATCGCTTCCTTGTTCGAGAAGCATGACATTCGCAAAGCTTCTCCTTTAATGATCGTTACCGACGAGCATGTGGCTCCCGTGTATCTGGATCGGATAACGCAAAGTCTAATGGCGGGCGGCTATCAAGTCGCCTCTTACGTGGTAGCCGCAGGAGAAAGGTCCAAAGCCCTCAGCGTACTCGAGGACATTATCGGTGCTGCCTTGGATGCGGGCCTCGACCGAAGCTCCGCCATCGTGGCTCTTGGCGGCGGTGTTGTGGGGGACCTCGCCGGCTTCGTGGCCGCAAGCTACATGAGAGGAATCCGTTTCGTTCAGATTCCTACAACCATTCTTGCTCATGACAGCAGCGTCGGCGGCAAGGTTGCCGTCAATCATCCGAAGGCGAAGAACATTATCGGTGCATTTCATCAGCCCGAGCTCGTTCTCTACGATACGGCCACGCTTCGGACGCTTCCCGAGCGCGAGATTCGCGCCGGGTTATCCGAAATGATCAAGCACGGCTTGATCTGGGATGCGGAATTTACGGCTTGGCTGGATCAGCATGCGGAGGAGATTCTGGCCCTTGAGCATGATAAGCTGGAATACGGCCTATACATGGGCTGCCAGGTCAAAGCGTATGTCGTTTCCCAAGATGAGAAGGAAAACGACCTGAGGGCTATTCTTAACCTCGGCCACACGATAGGTCATGCACTGGAAGCGGTCGCCGGCTACAACGAGCTTCTTCACGGGGAAGCCATTTCCATCGGAATGGTCGGCTCTGCTAAGCTGGCTGTGAGAATGGGCCGTTCGGTACGGATCTACACCGAGACGAAGCGCATTCTGGCCAAATTCGGACTGCCGGTCCGGCTGCCGGAGCACCTCGATACCGACCGGATTATGAAAGCGATGATGCACGACAAGAAATTTAAGGAAGGCCGCACGGTCTTTGTCCTGCCTACGGAAATCGGCCGGGTTGAAATCAACAAGCAGGTTCCGGTCGAGTGGGTCAGAGAAGTAGTGGAAGAACTGAAGCGGGAGGCCTAG